One genomic region from Nitrospira sp. encodes:
- a CDS encoding nuclear transport factor 2 family protein has protein sequence MAPEVIPAIVQQYFATIGKMDADAWTACFAEDGTSHEPGAPAPLKGHAALRQFMLGVLDLFQTVALTTDHVFVCDKRVAVKFTARGRGKNGRSVLVDGIDVFEINQEGTIQTVWGYWNPAEMMSQLQGGNAAISSPT, from the coding sequence ATGGCACCTGAAGTAATTCCAGCAATCGTTCAGCAATATTTTGCCACCATCGGAAAGATGGATGCGGATGCCTGGACCGCATGTTTTGCCGAAGACGGCACGAGTCACGAACCGGGAGCACCGGCTCCACTCAAGGGGCATGCGGCGCTACGGCAGTTCATGCTCGGGGTGCTCGATCTCTTTCAGACTGTCGCACTCACCACGGATCACGTGTTCGTCTGTGACAAGCGCGTTGCCGTAAAATTCACCGCCCGCGGGCGAGGCAAAAACGGACGAAGCGTTCTCGTGGATGGGATCGATGTGTTCGAGATCAACCAGGAAGGAACAATTCAAACGGTCTGGGGCTATTGGAATCCAGCCGAGATGATGTCGCAACTGCAGGGAGGAAACGCAGCAATTTCATCTCCCACATAG